The window TAACACAAATTCAGCATAAGCCATCCACAACGCCTGACCCTGCTGCACCCGGATCCAAAGCACCTGGTTCGCACCCGATTCGCATATTTGCCCCTGCATCGGCGCGACATAGTGAGTTTGCGGCACGAAGGAAGCAGTCTTGGGCTGGGGGAACCCACTCAGGCGACCGAGCTGATGAATCCAGTTGTCGAGCAGGGCAAGGATGGCAGGGGGAAGGGATGGGGAAGGGATGACTGCCTGAATAGCAAAGGTTTCCGGCAAAGGGCGATCGGGTTCACTCGCGAGCTGGTCGATCGGCAGCGGTAAAAGCTCACTGGGTTCCAGCGGAATTGCCACCATGCCCAGCTGGTCAGCCACCGCTAAAGGAGCAGTTCCAAACAGCGCTTCGCCCGGATAAATCGTGAAGAGATAGTGACGTTCTCCGGCAAGCACACCATTGCTGATGCGAACAGCAAACACTGCCAAAGCACCAGATTCCACTCGCCAAATCAGTTGGGGATCATTGAGCCAAAGCGGTGTATTCCCTTTGAGTTGCTTAACGTTTGCTAAGCTGCTCGTTGAATGGCTGGTTAGGTGAGTGGCGTTCATCATTTTGCTTGAGGCTGCTGAGGTTGACGGTATGAAGCAACTTGTATAAAACAACTTTATGAAACAACTTTATGAAACAACTTTATGAGGCAGTTAAAGCCTCCCCTTCACTCCGAATCAGGCGAGCATAGTATCCATCCTGCTGCCACAGTTCATCATGGGTGCCTCGCTGCACCACTTTGCCGCGTTCCAGCACAATAATTTCATCTGCATCTCGAATCGTACTGAGCCGATGCGCTACAACCAGACAAGTACAGCCGCGCTGCCGCAATTTTTGGTCGATCGCTTTCTCAGATTCGGTATCCAAAGCACTGGTCGCTTCATCCATGATTAAGATTGAGGGATGGTTGACTAAGGCTCTGGCAATTTCGAGTCGCTGCCGCTGCCCACCACTCAGGTTGACGGCTCCTTCTAGTAACGGCGCATCATAGCCACCTGGAATGGACAAGATCACATCTTCGATCGAAGCATCTTCGCAGGCTCGTCTTAAGTCTTGTTCCAGCACCGTTGTATCCCAAAGCGATAGGTTTTCTCGCACCGATCCACCAAACAACAAAATGTCCTGTTCCACCATTGCGATCGAATTGGCTAAGACTAGGCGTGGAATCTGCGATCGGGGCATCCCATCAAACAAAATCTCTCCAGACCAGGGTTCAAACAGCCCCGCAATCACTTTTACCAGGGTAGACTTGCCCGAGCCACTGCCGCCGACAAAGGCAACCCGTTGCCCCGGTTTAATGGAAAGATTAAATCGATCGATCAGCGGCTCACCTAAGTGACTGTAGCCAAAGGAAACATCTTTGAGTTCGACATATCCCTGTAACCGATAAGTGGCAGTCAACGGACGAGCTATCCGCATGGCACTGGATGAATCTCCGTTACCTTGCGTTTGGATAGTTTCATCTCTGGCGGATTCATTTTGTTTTTCAGAGGTTAATTTCTGGCGATCGTTTATTTCTTCTAACTGAGGATCAACTGAATTATGCAAAACATCATCTAATCGCTGTAAATTCCCTTGCAGGTTTTGTAAGGTACTGCCAAAGCGCACCAGTTGATTCACAGGTTGCTGAAAGCTCTGCATCAAGAGTTGAAAAGCAACAAGCATCCCGATCGTCAAATCACCACTTAAGACTCGCAATCCACCAATTACCAGCAACGACATTGCCGCCAGGGCAGAAAGGAGAGACGGCAAAATGCCGATCGTGCGGTTAATTAAGCCTAATTCTTGTTGAGCATTGATCGCTTTGGTGTAATAGCCTACCCAACGGGCAAAGAAGTCAGACTCGATGCCAGAAGCTTTCAACGTTTCCATATTCTGCAATCCGGCGATCGCCACCCCAGAAACTTTGCCATATTCTTGAACTAACCTCAGGTTGGCATCTACCCGCTGCCGCGATACCCATTGCAATACCAGCACGTTCACTGCTGCAAAGCAAATCACAATCAATGTGAGCACCACGTCATAGTAAAACATAGCGATCGCATAAAAGACCACTAAAACCACGCTAATGACTGTCGTTGCCAATCGGCCTGATAACACATTTGCCACTTCATCATTTAAGGCAATCCGGCTACTAATTTCCCCGGCAAACCGTTGAGCGTAAAAACTGACAGGCAGCCGTAGCACATGCCACACAAAACGGCTCGACATGACGACGGACAATTTAATTTTAAGACCGCGTAAATAGCGTAGCTGCAATAGCGTTAACAACCCCTGCAATCCAGTGATCAGCAGCATTCCAAACAAAATATAGGGCAACCAATCGAGATTGCCCCTGACCAAAACACTGTCAACAAAAACCTGGCTGAACGCAGGCAACGCCAGATTTGGCAAAACGAGCAAGAATCCTGCCAGAACTGAGTAAAATAATGCGCCTCTTGAACTGCGCAGGCGATCGCTCAAAGCCCGGATAATGCTTGGTTTTTCCCCGCCTGGTTTAAAGTCTGCCCCCGGTTCTAGCACCAAAACAACCCCAGTATATCCCTCATCAAAATCCTGGTAGGAAACGGTTCTTGGTCCCGCTGCCGGATCATTTAAGTAAACCCGATGTTTGCCAAACCCTTCAACCACTAGAAAATGATTGAAATGCCAAAACACAATATAAGGAGGACGCAACTGTGGCAGATTTTCCAGGCTCTTTTTAAACCCTTTTGCCATCATGCCATGTTGTCTTGCTACCTTCAAAATATTGGCTGCCGTCACTCCATCGCGTGAAACACCGCAAGCTTCTCGCAGTTCTGCTAATGGGACAATCTTGCCGTAATAGCCTAATACACTTCCCAGAGCAGCAGCG of the Trichocoleus sp. genome contains:
- a CDS encoding NHLP family bacteriocin export ABC transporter peptidase/permease/ATPase subunit, with the protein product MLIQPLASFHNTLKKGQPVRAKTPTVLQMEAVECGAAALGSVLGYYGKIVPLAELREACGVSRDGVTAANILKVARQHGMMAKGFKKSLENLPQLRPPYIVFWHFNHFLVVEGFGKHRVYLNDPAAGPRTVSYQDFDEGYTGVVLVLEPGADFKPGGEKPSIIRALSDRLRSSRGALFYSVLAGFLLVLPNLALPAFSQVFVDSVLVRGNLDWLPYILFGMLLITGLQGLLTLLQLRYLRGLKIKLSVVMSSRFVWHVLRLPVSFYAQRFAGEISSRIALNDEVANVLSGRLATTVISVVLVVFYAIAMFYYDVVLTLIVICFAAVNVLVLQWVSRQRVDANLRLVQEYGKVSGVAIAGLQNMETLKASGIESDFFARWVGYYTKAINAQQELGLINRTIGILPSLLSALAAMSLLVIGGLRVLSGDLTIGMLVAFQLLMQSFQQPVNQLVRFGSTLQNLQGNLQRLDDVLHNSVDPQLEEINDRQKLTSEKQNESARDETIQTQGNGDSSSAMRIARPLTATYRLQGYVELKDVSFGYSHLGEPLIDRFNLSIKPGQRVAFVGGSGSGKSTLVKVIAGLFEPWSGEILFDGMPRSQIPRLVLANSIAMVEQDILLFGGSVRENLSLWDTTVLEQDLRRACEDASIEDVILSIPGGYDAPLLEGAVNLSGGQRQRLEIARALVNHPSILIMDEATSALDTESEKAIDQKLRQRGCTCLVVAHRLSTIRDADEIIVLERGKVVQRGTHDELWQQDGYYARLIRSEGEALTAS